TGATGTACAGCTCGTCCCCCACTTGCCGGTTCGTGCGGCCCAGTGCGACGCGTTCCAGGACGGTGCGTTCGCGGTCGGTGAGGGGGCTGGTGCGAGGTGCGGGGGTGCTCGGCGCGGCGCCGGGCAGGTCGACGCGGGCGCGGCGGGCGAGGGCGCGGGTGGCGTCGCGCAACGGTACGGCGCCCAGTTTCACGGCGACGGCGTGTGCGGATTCCAATGCCGCCGTGCCCGATTCGCCGGCCGCGAGCCGGGCGGATGCTTCGTGCCGGCGGCAGATCGCTTGTTCGTAGACCGCGCCGTAGGAGAAGGCTTCGGCGGCTTCGGCCCAGAGCGCCGGGTCTGCGGGACCGTCCAGCCCGGACGCGGCGGCTTCCAGCCGGGCCAGCCAGGCGCGGCCTTCCGGGCCGAGTGTGCCCGACCGTGGGCTGCCGTCGGCGGCACAGCGACGGCCGTGCTCCAGCAGCCGGCGGCCGGCCCGGATGTGTTCTTCGACCGCGCGGTGATCGCCGCGTGCGCGTGCTTCGGCGGCCAGCGCGACGGCCGAGGGCATGCCCACAGCGGCGGCGCGGATGCCGGCGAGCAGCGACGGTTCGATCTTTTCCAGCCAAGCCACCAATTCCTCGGTGCTGCGCAGGGCTTCGACGTGGTCTCCGCGCCACGCTGCGAGGTGGATCGCCGCTTCGCCCGAGTTCAGGGCGATTTCGATGTCCACGGCCCATTGCCGGCGCAGTTCCCCGGTGAGGTGCGCAGCCTCGTCGAACCGGCCGCGTGCCACCAGGAACAGCACCCAGATGGCCAGGATCCGCGCGGCGACCGCGCTGGAGACACCACGGCCGGTCCGTCCGGCGTCCTCCTCCGGCCAGTCTCCGCCGAGGTACCGCAGGTAGAGCTGCCGGGCGCGCAGCTCCATGCCGTAGGAACTCCAGGTGAGCCCGGTTTCCTCGGCCCGCGCGGTGCCTCGCGCGGCGTGTTCCAGCGCGGACTCCATTTCGGACTGGTCGACGTAGCTGAGTGTGAGGAAGTACATCGCCCGGAGTTCGACGTTCAGGGCGCCCGCCTCGTGCGCTTTCCGTTCGGCCTCGCGCAGCCGTGCGCGGGCTTCGGTGGCGTCGCCCGCGGAGTCGGCCAGCGTGCCGAGGGTGATCAGCGCGGACGCCTCGGCGCCGGCCGAACCGACCGACCGCGCGGTGGAGACCGCGGCGATCGCGCTTTCGAGGGCTTCGTCCGGACGGTCGGACAGGCGCAGGAATGCGGCGCGCGCCGCCAATACCCACGAGCGGGCCGGAGTCGGCTCCTCGTCCGCCAGGAGCTGCCATGCGCGTTCGATCGCGTCGGTCGCTTCGTCGAGTGTGCCTTCGAGCGTGAGCAGCGATTCGGCGTAGCGGCGCCACGCGTGGGCGGCCCGCGCGGGTTGGGTGTCCGGCGGCAACGCCTCGACCGCGGACCGCGCGTACGCTACCGCGCGCTCCGGCTCGCCGGAGGTGCCCGAGAAGTAGGAGGCTTCGTCGAGCAGCTTGACTTCGTCGAAGTCGTCCGGGTGGTGTTCGGCCGGCACCGCGTCCCAAATGGACAGTGCTTGTTCCACGTGCCGCAGCGCGACGCCGGGTGCGCCGAGTTTCTCCGCCTCGTACATCGCCCGCAGCAGCGCGGGCAGTGCGGTGCCGAAGTCCCGGCTCTCCAGGCTGTGGTAGGCGAGCTTCGCGTCTTTTCCGCGTCCCTGCGCGGTTTCCTGGATTCGCGCGGCGTACCCGGCGTGCATCCGGGTGCGTTCGCCGGGGAGCAGATCGGCGTAGACGGCTTCTTGCAGCAATGCGTGCCGGAAGACGTAGAAGCCGTCGTCGATCACCAGTACGTGATGCTGCACGGCTTCGCGCAGCGTTTCGTCCAGCTCCGCCTCGTCGAGGCCGGCCACCTGCGCGAGCGCGGCGTGTGACACGCCTTCGCCGGCCACCGAGACCACCCGTAGTACGCGCCGGGTCTCGGCCGGGAAGCGTTCCAGGCGGGCGAGCAGCACTTCGGCGAGGCCGGCCGGCAGATCGGCGCAGTGGGCGCCGCTGGCCAGCAGCTCCTCGACGAAGAACGGGTTGCCCTCGGAGCGTTCCGCGATCTCCGCGACCACGTTCGGATCGAGGGGTTCCTCGGCGAGCGCGGCCACGAACGCCCGCGCGTCGGCGGGTTCGAGCGGAGTGAGCTCCAGCCGCTCGACGGTGGCCAGGCGCACCAGTTCGGACAGCAGGCCGCGCAGCGGATGCCGGCGGTGCACGTCCTCCTCGCGGTAGCTGCCCACGACCAGCAGCCGCTGCCCGCGCAACCGGCTGAGCAGGACCGACAGCAGGTCGCGGGTGGAGGAATCGGCCCAGTGCAGATCCTCCACCAGCAACACCACCGGCCGGTCCCGGGCGATCTCGGTCAGCACCCCCAGTACTGCGTCGAACAGCTGCAGCTGACCGAGATCCTGTTCCGGCTGCGGCCGGCGCGCGGCCTCCCGCTCGCCTGCCGCGACCTGCCCGTGGTCCCCGCTGGCCTCCGGCTCCCCACCTTGGGGCAGCAGCCTGCGCAACGCCGGCCGGGCCCGCACGGCCGCCGCGACGACCGGATCACCGGCCGCGCCGAGCGGCTCGAGCGCCTCGGCGAAGGGCAGGTAGGGCAGCCCGCCGTCGCGCACGTCGATGCAGCGGCCGGTGAGCACCAGGGCGCCACCGGCGACCGCATCCTCGCCGAGCGCGGTGAGCAGCCGGGTCTTGCCTACCCCCGCGTCGCCCGCGACCAGCACCGCATTCGCTTCCCCCCGCTCGGCACGCGCGAGCGCGGCGCGTAGCCGCCGCACCTCCTGCGTGCGGGCCACGAGCGGAATTCCGGAACCGAGACGGGGCACGAGAGGCATTCTGGCTCAGACCCCCGACAGTTCCGGCACGGTTTTCCGACGTTCGGCGGGTTCAGGCGGTCCGCCCAGAGCGAACAGCCCGGTGTGGCGTGATGGAGCCGCTGGTGGCCGGGTGTCCGGGAATTCCCGGGATCTGCCGACGTCGGCCGCGAACCGGCCCGTCCGGGGGCGGTCGGTGACGGAGGAATCTGCGGGGAGGATCGGCAGTCGGGTTTCGGGCTGAGGGTTCGGGAAACTCACACGAACGGATGATGGCCGGGTTGGTGACTGGGTGGTCGAGCATCTCCCGTGGGTGGGTGGGCCGCTTCGATGGCGACGGGTGGGGATGGCAGGGTGGGCGGGTAGGCGACGATGCTGGGTGCGACCGGCTCGGAACCCCACGGGGGCGGACGGGGATCGACGCGCCAGACGACCGGCGAGGAACCCCGACGGGGTGGGTGGGCAGCGGTACTGCGAGCAGACAGCCGAGAACCCCACGAAGGCAAGCGGGAAACACTGCAGGGAGCGACCGGCCCAAAGCCCCGCAAAGG
This Amycolatopsis sulphurea DNA region includes the following protein-coding sequences:
- a CDS encoding helix-turn-helix transcriptional regulator; translation: MPLVPRLGSGIPLVARTQEVRRLRAALARAERGEANAVLVAGDAGVGKTRLLTALGEDAVAGGALVLTGRCIDVRDGGLPYLPFAEALEPLGAAGDPVVAAAVRARPALRRLLPQGGEPEASGDHGQVAAGEREAARRPQPEQDLGQLQLFDAVLGVLTEIARDRPVVLLVEDLHWADSSTRDLLSVLLSRLRGQRLLVVGSYREEDVHRRHPLRGLLSELVRLATVERLELTPLEPADARAFVAALAEEPLDPNVVAEIAERSEGNPFFVEELLASGAHCADLPAGLAEVLLARLERFPAETRRVLRVVSVAGEGVSHAALAQVAGLDEAELDETLREAVQHHVLVIDDGFYVFRHALLQEAVYADLLPGERTRMHAGYAARIQETAQGRGKDAKLAYHSLESRDFGTALPALLRAMYEAEKLGAPGVALRHVEQALSIWDAVPAEHHPDDFDEVKLLDEASYFSGTSGEPERAVAYARSAVEALPPDTQPARAAHAWRRYAESLLTLEGTLDEATDAIERAWQLLADEEPTPARSWVLAARAAFLRLSDRPDEALESAIAAVSTARSVGSAGAEASALITLGTLADSAGDATEARARLREAERKAHEAGALNVELRAMYFLTLSYVDQSEMESALEHAARGTARAEETGLTWSSYGMELRARQLYLRYLGGDWPEEDAGRTGRGVSSAVAARILAIWVLFLVARGRFDEAAHLTGELRRQWAVDIEIALNSGEAAIHLAAWRGDHVEALRSTEELVAWLEKIEPSLLAGIRAAAVGMPSAVALAAEARARGDHRAVEEHIRAGRRLLEHGRRCAADGSPRSGTLGPEGRAWLARLEAAASGLDGPADPALWAEAAEAFSYGAVYEQAICRRHEASARLAAGESGTAALESAHAVAVKLGAVPLRDATRALARRARVDLPGAAPSTPAPRTSPLTDRERTVLERVALGRTNRQVGDELYISEKTVSVHLSRVMAKLGASRRAEAVAIAYERGLLTTPAE